A single region of the Glycine max cultivar Williams 82 chromosome 20, Glycine_max_v4.0, whole genome shotgun sequence genome encodes:
- the LOC100787422 gene encoding SUPPRESSOR OF GAMMA RESPONSE 1-like isoform X1, whose protein sequence is MLKTILNLSHLIASFSDLFPMAGPSWLVDKSRIATKIKSASGTCGKVIWKSNPSRACPSCHHVIDNSDVAQEWPGLPIGVKFDPSDQEIIWHLLAKVGAGNSKPHPFIDEFITTLEVDDGICYTHPQHLPGVKQDGSSSHFFHRVIKAYNTGSRKRRKICGQDFGDVRWHKTGRTKPVILNGIQKGCKKIMVLYISPVRGGKSEKTNWVMHQYHLGTEEDEKDGEYVISKVFYQQQQVKFGEKDDQDIPEITEATTVKVDPATPKSVTPEPPRIEKRCSNLDLGQESHHIPQHPQTDYLDDLQAVCEDLAKDDLLIVETQNNEAIDNIENNAEEDSKWWDSESQNLLSSQQLVEALFLCDDLLQSQSPKRDEENEHKKRPSLSVYADLGPEHLKKDIEECQNLVLDPANVVPETPPSEFRLSQLDFSSQDSFVSWCANKAID, encoded by the exons ATGCTAAAGACGATTTTGAATCTCTCACACTTGATTGCATCATTCTCCGACCTCTTTCCTATGGCAGG ACCATCGTGGTTGGTGGACAAAAGTAGAATTGCAACCAAAATAAAGAGTGCCTCTGGAACATGTGGTAAAGTTATATGGAAAAGCAATCCTTCCAGAGCTTGCCCAAGCTGTCACCATGTTATTGACAACAGTGAT GTAGCACAAGAATGGCCTGGACTACCTATTGGTGTTAAATTTGATCCATCTGATCAAGAGATAATTTGGCACTTGCTTGCAAAAGTTGGTGCTGGAAATTCAAAACCCCACCCTTTCATTGATGAATTTATTACTACTCTTGAAGTGGATGATGGGATTTGTTATACTCATCCTCAACATTTACCAG GTGTCAAGCAAGATGGAAGTTCTTCTCACTTTTTCCATCGAGTAATCAAGGCGTATAATACTGGCAGTCGAAAGCGTCGAAAAATATGTGGTCAGGATTTTGGTGATGTCCGCTGGCACAAGACTGGAAGGACTAAACCTGTCATCTTGAATGGGATCCAGAAAGGCTGTAAAAAGATTATGGTCCTGTATATAAGCCCAGTGAGAGGAGGAAAATCTGAGAAAACTAATTGGGTTATGCATCAATATCATTTAGGAACAGAAGAGGATGAAAAGGATGGAGAGTATGTCATCTCTAAAGTGTTTTACCAGCAGCAGCAAGTCAAATTTGGTGAAAAAGATGACCAGGATATTCCTGAAATCACTGAAGCAACTACAGTTAAAGTGGATCCAGCCACTCCCAAATCTGTGACTCCTGAACCTCCTCGTATTGAAAAGCGATGTTCAAATCTAGACCTAGGACAAGAATCACATCACATTCCTCAG CATCCTCAGACAGATTATTTAGATGACCTTCAGGCTGTTTGTGAAGATCTTGCAAAAGATGATCTATTGATAGTAgaaactcaaaataatgaagCGATAGATAATATAGAAAACAATGCTGAGGAAGACTCAAAATGGTGGGATAGTGAGTCACAGAATCTGTTGAGCTCACAACAACTTGTCGAAGCATTGTTCTTGTGTGATGATCTCCTTCAAAGTCAATCTCCcaagagggatgaggaaaatGAACACAAGAAACGACCCAGTCTTTCTGTTTATGCTGATCTAGGACCAGAGCATCTGAAGAAAGATATCGAAGAGTGTCAAAATCTTGTCCTTGACCCTGCAAATGTAGTGCCTGAGACACCACCTTCAGAATTTCGACTAAGTCAGCTG GATTTCAGTTCACAGGATAGCTTTGTTTCCTGGTGTGCCAACAAAGCAATCGACTAA
- the LOC100787422 gene encoding SUPPRESSOR OF GAMMA RESPONSE 1-like isoform X2 codes for MLKTILNLSHLIASFSDLFPMAGPSWLVDKSRIATKIKSASGTCGKVIWKSNPSRACPSCHHVIDNSDVAQEWPGLPIGVKFDPSDQEIIWHLLAKVGAGNSKPHPFIDEFITTLEVDDGICYTHPQHLPGVKQDGSSSHFFHRVIKAYNTGSRKRRKICGQDFGDVRWHKTGRTKPVILNGIQKGCKKIMVLYISPVRGGKSEKTNWVMHQYHLGTEEDEKDGEYVISKVFYQQQQVKFGEKDDQDIPEITEATTVKVDPATPKSVTPEPPRIEKRCSNLDLGQESHHIPQAVCEDLAKDDLLIVETQNNEAIDNIENNAEEDSKWWDSESQNLLSSQQLVEALFLCDDLLQSQSPKRDEENEHKKRPSLSVYADLGPEHLKKDIEECQNLVLDPANVVPETPPSEFRLSQLDFSSQDSFVSWCANKAID; via the exons ATGCTAAAGACGATTTTGAATCTCTCACACTTGATTGCATCATTCTCCGACCTCTTTCCTATGGCAGG ACCATCGTGGTTGGTGGACAAAAGTAGAATTGCAACCAAAATAAAGAGTGCCTCTGGAACATGTGGTAAAGTTATATGGAAAAGCAATCCTTCCAGAGCTTGCCCAAGCTGTCACCATGTTATTGACAACAGTGAT GTAGCACAAGAATGGCCTGGACTACCTATTGGTGTTAAATTTGATCCATCTGATCAAGAGATAATTTGGCACTTGCTTGCAAAAGTTGGTGCTGGAAATTCAAAACCCCACCCTTTCATTGATGAATTTATTACTACTCTTGAAGTGGATGATGGGATTTGTTATACTCATCCTCAACATTTACCAG GTGTCAAGCAAGATGGAAGTTCTTCTCACTTTTTCCATCGAGTAATCAAGGCGTATAATACTGGCAGTCGAAAGCGTCGAAAAATATGTGGTCAGGATTTTGGTGATGTCCGCTGGCACAAGACTGGAAGGACTAAACCTGTCATCTTGAATGGGATCCAGAAAGGCTGTAAAAAGATTATGGTCCTGTATATAAGCCCAGTGAGAGGAGGAAAATCTGAGAAAACTAATTGGGTTATGCATCAATATCATTTAGGAACAGAAGAGGATGAAAAGGATGGAGAGTATGTCATCTCTAAAGTGTTTTACCAGCAGCAGCAAGTCAAATTTGGTGAAAAAGATGACCAGGATATTCCTGAAATCACTGAAGCAACTACAGTTAAAGTGGATCCAGCCACTCCCAAATCTGTGACTCCTGAACCTCCTCGTATTGAAAAGCGATGTTCAAATCTAGACCTAGGACAAGAATCACATCACATTCCTCAG GCTGTTTGTGAAGATCTTGCAAAAGATGATCTATTGATAGTAgaaactcaaaataatgaagCGATAGATAATATAGAAAACAATGCTGAGGAAGACTCAAAATGGTGGGATAGTGAGTCACAGAATCTGTTGAGCTCACAACAACTTGTCGAAGCATTGTTCTTGTGTGATGATCTCCTTCAAAGTCAATCTCCcaagagggatgaggaaaatGAACACAAGAAACGACCCAGTCTTTCTGTTTATGCTGATCTAGGACCAGAGCATCTGAAGAAAGATATCGAAGAGTGTCAAAATCTTGTCCTTGACCCTGCAAATGTAGTGCCTGAGACACCACCTTCAGAATTTCGACTAAGTCAGCTG GATTTCAGTTCACAGGATAGCTTTGTTTCCTGGTGTGCCAACAAAGCAATCGACTAA
- the LOC100787422 gene encoding SUPPRESSOR OF GAMMA RESPONSE 1-like (The RefSeq protein has 1 substitution compared to this genomic sequence) yields MLKTILNLSHLIASFSDLFPMAGPSWLVDKSRIATKIKSASGTCGKVIWKSNPSRACPSCHHVIDNSDVAQEWPGLPIGVKFDPSDQEIIWHLLAKVGAGNSKPYPFIDEFITTLEVDDGICYTHPQHLPGVKQDGSSSHFFHRVIKAYNTGSRKRRKICGQDFGDVRWHKTGRTKPVILNGIQKGCKKIMVLYISPVRGGKSEKTNWVMHQYHLGTEEDEKDGEYVISKVFYQQQQVKFGEKDDQDIPEITEATTVKVDPATPKSVTPEPPRIEKRCSNLDLGQESHHIPQTDYLDDLQAVCEDLAKDDLLIVETQNNEAIDNIENNAEEDSKWWDSESQNLLSSQQLVEALFLCDDLLQSQSPKRDEENEHKKRPSLSVYADLGPEHLKKDIEECQNLVLDPANVVPETPPSEFRLSQLDFSSQDSFVSWCANKAID; encoded by the exons ATGCTAAAGACGATTTTGAATCTCTCACACTTGATTGCATCATTCTCCGACCTCTTTCCTATGGCAGG ACCATCGTGGTTGGTGGACAAAAGTAGAATTGCAACCAAAATAAAGAGTGCCTCTGGAACATGTGGTAAAGTTATATGGAAAAGCAATCCTTCCAGAGCTTGCCCAAGCTGTCACCATGTTATTGACAACAGTGAT GTAGCACAAGAATGGCCTGGACTACCTATTGGTGTTAAATTTGATCCATCTGATCAAGAGATAATTTGGCACTTGCTTGCAAAAGTTGGTGCTGGAAATTCAAAACCCCACCCTTTCATTGATGAATTTATTACTACTCTTGAAGTGGATGATGGGATTTGTTATACTCATCCTCAACATTTACCAG GTGTCAAGCAAGATGGAAGTTCTTCTCACTTTTTCCATCGAGTAATCAAGGCGTATAATACTGGCAGTCGAAAGCGTCGAAAAATATGTGGTCAGGATTTTGGTGATGTCCGCTGGCACAAGACTGGAAGGACTAAACCTGTCATCTTGAATGGGATCCAGAAAGGCTGTAAAAAGATTATGGTCCTGTATATAAGCCCAGTGAGAGGAGGAAAATCTGAGAAAACTAATTGGGTTATGCATCAATATCATTTAGGAACAGAAGAGGATGAAAAGGATGGAGAGTATGTCATCTCTAAAGTGTTTTACCAGCAGCAGCAAGTCAAATTTGGTGAAAAAGATGACCAGGATATTCCTGAAATCACTGAAGCAACTACAGTTAAAGTGGATCCAGCCACTCCCAAATCTGTGACTCCTGAACCTCCTCGTATTGAAAAGCGATGTTCAAATCTAGACCTAGGACAAGAATCACATCACATTCCTCAG ACAGATTATTTAGATGACCTTCAGGCTGTTTGTGAAGATCTTGCAAAAGATGATCTATTGATAGTAgaaactcaaaataatgaagCGATAGATAATATAGAAAACAATGCTGAGGAAGACTCAAAATGGTGGGATAGTGAGTCACAGAATCTGTTGAGCTCACAACAACTTGTCGAAGCATTGTTCTTGTGTGATGATCTCCTTCAAAGTCAATCTCCcaagagggatgaggaaaatGAACACAAGAAACGACCCAGTCTTTCTGTTTATGCTGATCTAGGACCAGAGCATCTGAAGAAAGATATCGAAGAGTGTCAAAATCTTGTCCTTGACCCTGCAAATGTAGTGCCTGAGACACCACCTTCAGAATTTCGACTAAGTCAGCTG GATTTCAGTTCACAGGATAGCTTTGTTTCCTGGTGTGCCAACAAAGCAATCGACTAA
- the LOC100787422 gene encoding SUPPRESSOR OF GAMMA RESPONSE 1-like isoform X3, giving the protein MGFATFIPSWLVDKSRIATKIKSASGTCGKVIWKSNPSRACPSCHHVIDNSDVAQEWPGLPIGVKFDPSDQEIIWHLLAKVGAGNSKPHPFIDEFITTLEVDDGICYTHPQHLPGVKQDGSSSHFFHRVIKAYNTGSRKRRKICGQDFGDVRWHKTGRTKPVILNGIQKGCKKIMVLYISPVRGGKSEKTNWVMHQYHLGTEEDEKDGEYVISKVFYQQQQVKFGEKDDQDIPEITEATTVKVDPATPKSVTPEPPRIEKRCSNLDLGQESHHIPQHPQTDYLDDLQAVCEDLAKDDLLIVETQNNEAIDNIENNAEEDSKWWDSESQNLLSSQQLVEALFLCDDLLQSQSPKRDEENEHKKRPSLSVYADLGPEHLKKDIEECQNLVLDPANVVPETPPSEFRLSQLDFSSQDSFVSWCANKAID; this is encoded by the exons ATGGGGTTTGCTACTTTCAT ACCATCGTGGTTGGTGGACAAAAGTAGAATTGCAACCAAAATAAAGAGTGCCTCTGGAACATGTGGTAAAGTTATATGGAAAAGCAATCCTTCCAGAGCTTGCCCAAGCTGTCACCATGTTATTGACAACAGTGAT GTAGCACAAGAATGGCCTGGACTACCTATTGGTGTTAAATTTGATCCATCTGATCAAGAGATAATTTGGCACTTGCTTGCAAAAGTTGGTGCTGGAAATTCAAAACCCCACCCTTTCATTGATGAATTTATTACTACTCTTGAAGTGGATGATGGGATTTGTTATACTCATCCTCAACATTTACCAG GTGTCAAGCAAGATGGAAGTTCTTCTCACTTTTTCCATCGAGTAATCAAGGCGTATAATACTGGCAGTCGAAAGCGTCGAAAAATATGTGGTCAGGATTTTGGTGATGTCCGCTGGCACAAGACTGGAAGGACTAAACCTGTCATCTTGAATGGGATCCAGAAAGGCTGTAAAAAGATTATGGTCCTGTATATAAGCCCAGTGAGAGGAGGAAAATCTGAGAAAACTAATTGGGTTATGCATCAATATCATTTAGGAACAGAAGAGGATGAAAAGGATGGAGAGTATGTCATCTCTAAAGTGTTTTACCAGCAGCAGCAAGTCAAATTTGGTGAAAAAGATGACCAGGATATTCCTGAAATCACTGAAGCAACTACAGTTAAAGTGGATCCAGCCACTCCCAAATCTGTGACTCCTGAACCTCCTCGTATTGAAAAGCGATGTTCAAATCTAGACCTAGGACAAGAATCACATCACATTCCTCAG CATCCTCAGACAGATTATTTAGATGACCTTCAGGCTGTTTGTGAAGATCTTGCAAAAGATGATCTATTGATAGTAgaaactcaaaataatgaagCGATAGATAATATAGAAAACAATGCTGAGGAAGACTCAAAATGGTGGGATAGTGAGTCACAGAATCTGTTGAGCTCACAACAACTTGTCGAAGCATTGTTCTTGTGTGATGATCTCCTTCAAAGTCAATCTCCcaagagggatgaggaaaatGAACACAAGAAACGACCCAGTCTTTCTGTTTATGCTGATCTAGGACCAGAGCATCTGAAGAAAGATATCGAAGAGTGTCAAAATCTTGTCCTTGACCCTGCAAATGTAGTGCCTGAGACACCACCTTCAGAATTTCGACTAAGTCAGCTG GATTTCAGTTCACAGGATAGCTTTGTTTCCTGGTGTGCCAACAAAGCAATCGACTAA
- the LOC100787422 gene encoding SUPPRESSOR OF GAMMA RESPONSE 1-like isoform X4 — protein MGFATFIPSWLVDKSRIATKIKSASGTCGKVIWKSNPSRACPSCHHVIDNSDVAQEWPGLPIGVKFDPSDQEIIWHLLAKVGAGNSKPHPFIDEFITTLEVDDGICYTHPQHLPGVKQDGSSSHFFHRVIKAYNTGSRKRRKICGQDFGDVRWHKTGRTKPVILNGIQKGCKKIMVLYISPVRGGKSEKTNWVMHQYHLGTEEDEKDGEYVISKVFYQQQQVKFGEKDDQDIPEITEATTVKVDPATPKSVTPEPPRIEKRCSNLDLGQESHHIPQAVCEDLAKDDLLIVETQNNEAIDNIENNAEEDSKWWDSESQNLLSSQQLVEALFLCDDLLQSQSPKRDEENEHKKRPSLSVYADLGPEHLKKDIEECQNLVLDPANVVPETPPSEFRLSQLDFSSQDSFVSWCANKAID, from the exons ATGGGGTTTGCTACTTTCAT ACCATCGTGGTTGGTGGACAAAAGTAGAATTGCAACCAAAATAAAGAGTGCCTCTGGAACATGTGGTAAAGTTATATGGAAAAGCAATCCTTCCAGAGCTTGCCCAAGCTGTCACCATGTTATTGACAACAGTGAT GTAGCACAAGAATGGCCTGGACTACCTATTGGTGTTAAATTTGATCCATCTGATCAAGAGATAATTTGGCACTTGCTTGCAAAAGTTGGTGCTGGAAATTCAAAACCCCACCCTTTCATTGATGAATTTATTACTACTCTTGAAGTGGATGATGGGATTTGTTATACTCATCCTCAACATTTACCAG GTGTCAAGCAAGATGGAAGTTCTTCTCACTTTTTCCATCGAGTAATCAAGGCGTATAATACTGGCAGTCGAAAGCGTCGAAAAATATGTGGTCAGGATTTTGGTGATGTCCGCTGGCACAAGACTGGAAGGACTAAACCTGTCATCTTGAATGGGATCCAGAAAGGCTGTAAAAAGATTATGGTCCTGTATATAAGCCCAGTGAGAGGAGGAAAATCTGAGAAAACTAATTGGGTTATGCATCAATATCATTTAGGAACAGAAGAGGATGAAAAGGATGGAGAGTATGTCATCTCTAAAGTGTTTTACCAGCAGCAGCAAGTCAAATTTGGTGAAAAAGATGACCAGGATATTCCTGAAATCACTGAAGCAACTACAGTTAAAGTGGATCCAGCCACTCCCAAATCTGTGACTCCTGAACCTCCTCGTATTGAAAAGCGATGTTCAAATCTAGACCTAGGACAAGAATCACATCACATTCCTCAG GCTGTTTGTGAAGATCTTGCAAAAGATGATCTATTGATAGTAgaaactcaaaataatgaagCGATAGATAATATAGAAAACAATGCTGAGGAAGACTCAAAATGGTGGGATAGTGAGTCACAGAATCTGTTGAGCTCACAACAACTTGTCGAAGCATTGTTCTTGTGTGATGATCTCCTTCAAAGTCAATCTCCcaagagggatgaggaaaatGAACACAAGAAACGACCCAGTCTTTCTGTTTATGCTGATCTAGGACCAGAGCATCTGAAGAAAGATATCGAAGAGTGTCAAAATCTTGTCCTTGACCCTGCAAATGTAGTGCCTGAGACACCACCTTCAGAATTTCGACTAAGTCAGCTG GATTTCAGTTCACAGGATAGCTTTGTTTCCTGGTGTGCCAACAAAGCAATCGACTAA
- the LOC100787944 gene encoding uncharacterized protein: MKMGSPSMGGSKRRLSSRGLGGALREQRARLYIIRRCVVMLLCWHD; the protein is encoded by the coding sequence ATGAAGATGGGTAGTCCTAGCATGGGAGGCTCAAAGAGAAGGCTTTCAAGCAGAGGGCTTGGAGGAGCCCTTAGGGAGCAAAGGGCAAGGCTTTACATAATAAGAAGGTGTGTGGTCATGCTCCTCTGCTGGCATGACTAG
- the LOC100788481 gene encoding 30S ribosomal protein S16-like codes for MVVKIRLARLGCRNHPFYRVVVTDSKTTRDGKQLEVLGFYNPVAGKDDEKRMSLKLERVKYWLSVGAKPSEPVEHLLFRAGLGQSHQFPVAALNGHFLNQDQPTNADHNGVSPEAIFSIGLQV; via the exons ATGGTGGTGAAGATTCGATTGGCAAGGCTCGGGTGCAGGAACCACCCATTCTATCGCGTGGTTGTTACTGATAGCAAAACAACAAGAGATGGCAAGCAACTTGAAGTTTTAGGTTTCTACAATCCCGTCGCAG GCAAGGATGATGAGAAAAGAATGAGTCTCAAACTGGAAAGAGTCAA GTATTGGCTTTCTGTCGGAGCTAAGCCTTCAGAGCCTGTTGAGCATCTTCTGTTTCGAGCAGGTTTAGGACAATCTCATCAATTCCCTGTTGCTGCTCTAAATGGACATTTCCTCAACCAAGACCAACCAACCAATGCTGATCACAATG GTGTATCTCCAGAAGCTATATTTTCTATTGGCCTACAAGTTTGA